In a single window of the Caloenas nicobarica isolate bCalNic1 chromosome 8, bCalNic1.hap1, whole genome shotgun sequence genome:
- the LOC135991550 gene encoding lysosomal amino acid transporter 1 homolog — translation MRLEITVISSICLDAEVFSQRIFSIGKRICGFAWGKNGGRNKLLKLDLGPGMMASQLHTHAFNISPVENRRLCINGTPWIWHLLEECVENAWEYWSVVTGLISIVCFLFAALPQIYVACQNGRVDQALSLGFLLCWVAGDITNFIGCYLTNQLPIQIVTAVFYVNMDIIMISQFIYYKLKNQKMKKRGKSLKNFCVTWVVVCIALWVILPCQMLLRNQEQRKVMERSDNSLDMIEMSGFICGYISCVFYLGSRFPQLYKNFRRRSTEGTSYLLFALAMVGNCTYGLSLVLKMPTPESSQALYLLRHLPWLIGSFGVLFLDIFVSVQFMLYGQRKGRGAGSVALEVEPLLASEAAESPCKPHLGSL, via the exons ATGAGATTGGAAATAACTGTGATATCGAGCATCTGTCTGGATGCAGAGGTCTTTTCACAGAGGATATTCAGCATCGGTAAACGGATTTGCGGATTTGCATGGGGTAAAAATGGAGGCAGAAATAAACTTCTGAAATTGGATCTCGGTCCAGGAATGATGGCTTCTCAGCTGCATACACATGCTTTCAATATCTCGCCAGTAGAGAATAGGAGATTGTGCATAAATGGAACACCATGGATTTGGCATCTTCTAGAAGAATGCGTCGAGAACGCGTGGGAGTACTGGAGCGTTGTCACAGGACTCATTTCCattgtctgttttctgtttgctgcaCTACC TCAAATTTACGTTGCCTGTCAGAATGGAAGAGTGGATCAAGCGCTGTCTTTGGGCTTTCTGCTGTGTTGGGTAGCTGGAGATATTACCAATTTCATAGGCTGCTATTTAACAAATCAACTGCCAATTCAG ATTGTCACTGCCGTTTTTTACGTTAACATGGATATAATAATGATTTCACAATTCATCTACTATAAGCTCAAGAACCAGAAGATGAAAAAAC GAGGCAAAAGCCTGAAGAATTTCTGTGTAACGTGGGTCGTGGTGTGTATAGCACTGTGGGTTATTTTACCCTGTCAGATGTTACTAAGAAACCAAGAGCAGAGGAAAGTAATGGAAAGAAGTGAT aactCTCTCGATATGATTGAAATGTCAGGCTTCATTTGTGGCTACATATCCTGTGTGTTCTACTTGGGAAGTAGATTTCCTCAGCTGTATAAAAAT TTCCGAAGAAGATCAACAGAAGGCACCTCTTACCTGCTGTTTGCATTGGCCATGGTGGGAAACTGTACGTATGGACTGAGCCTTGTTTTGAAGATGCCAACGCCTGAATCTTCCCAGGCACTCTACTTGTTACGCCACCTTCCATGGCTCATTGGGAGCTTTGGAGTTTTGTTTCTAGACATTTTT GTGAGTGTGCAGTTCATGCTCTACGGGCAGCGCAAGGGAAGAGGAGCCGGTTCGGTGGCGCTGGAGGTGGAACCGCTGCTGGCGAGCGAGGCGGCCGAGAGCCCCTGCAAACCACATCTTGGGTCACTTTGA